In Heptranchias perlo isolate sHepPer1 unplaced genomic scaffold, sHepPer1.hap1 HAP1_SCAFFOLD_266, whole genome shotgun sequence, one DNA window encodes the following:
- the LOC137310619 gene encoding transmembrane emp24 domain-containing protein 10-like, with amino-acid sequence DGLPPDTSCTLRRRRLRANSPSPLTTTTCLRSASRAACPRIAKAEKLKPLEVELRRLEDLSESIVNDFAYMKQREEEMRDTNESTSARVLYFSIFSMCCLVGLATWQVFYLRRFFKAKKLIE; translated from the exons gtgacggACTCCCTCCGGACACATCCTGTACTCTAAGGAGGAGGCGACTCAGGGCAAATTCGCCTTCACCACTGACGACTACGACATGTTTGAGATCTGCTTCGAGAGCCGCCTGCCCCCGG atcgccaaggcggagaagctgaagccacttgaggtggagctgcgacgattggaggatctgtcagagtcgatcgtcaatgactttgcctacatgaagcagcgagaggaagagatgagggacaccaatg AGTCCACCAGTGCTCGTGTCCTGTATTTCAGCATCTTCTCCATGTGCTGCCTCGTCGGCCTGGCCACCTGGCAGGTCTTCTACCTGCGACGCTTCTTCAAAGCCAAGAAGCTCATTGAGTAA